The Pelodiscus sinensis isolate JC-2024 chromosome 27, ASM4963464v1, whole genome shotgun sequence DNA segment tgcagtgtagatgcacccttagactaACAGCAGGTTCACGCTGCCTGGTGCTATTGGAACCTCTGTGCAGCAGAGGGTCTGAGTAAATCGATGGACTTGCCCATAAGAATGGCTTTGGGGAAGACCAGATAGGGCAGGGCTACAGATCCAGTTTCAGAAGTGGAAAATCAGCTAGTCACCGCTTCTCACGTGATGACCAAAGGACACACATTCTAGTGTCGAGCCGGCAGTGGAGACTATGTAGGGCGCTCcttgctttttcattttttaaaggctCTTTGTAgggtattttttgtgtgtgttggacTCCTACATCTCTGCCCCCCTCTAACAAAGCAAATCTCTCCCTCTCTAGATAGCAGACTTTGGCCTTTCTAATGTCTACCAGCAAGACAAGTTCCTGCAGACCTACTGTGGCAGTCCTCTCTATGCATCCCCCGAAATTGTCAATGGGAGGCCCTATAAAGGACCAGAGGTaagctgcctccccctctcctaaaaagtgctggtgtgagtgcttctctcccctccctgcagtgtGGAGCAGGGAAAGGGGTTTTGCTTTAATTGGGGTGGGGGCATGTCCCACTTGCTAATGCAGGGACCAACCAGTCCTCCTCATGTCCCCTCCCCTAGAAGAGGGACTGTCACTTCCCTTGAGACCCTACTAGCTGGAAGAGCCAGACTGCCAAAGTAACTGTCCCATGGCAGTACATGTTGCTTGTCTCATTGAGACTCAGGGTGGTTGTCGTTAGACTTCAGACAAACTCTAGCAGTGTGGGGGAAAGCTGTTAAGAGGCCGACATGCACTCAGCTCTCCAAGAGCCACTGTAGCTGCATGCAGAGCCTGTGCCGGGGCTTTGGTGGAGACCACACGTGATACGTGGCCAGTGAGGTCACTGGTGGGGCTTGTTCCTCATCCCGTTCAGCTCATCAAGTGTTGCCTGGCGGCAGTGAGGTAATGCTCCAGCCTGCTCAAGGGGCTGCTTGTCTTGGCCTCACTCCAAGgtactgggggtggggcagagtccATCTTGCTGGAATCACATCATTCAAAGAGCCTTCTGTCTCGCAGGTCGACAGCTGGTCTCTTGGGGTACTCCTCTATATCTTGGTCCATGGGACAATGCCCTTTGATGGACAAGACTACAAGACCCTGGTCAAGCAGATCACTAGTGGGGAATACAGAGAGCCCACGAAGCTATCAGGTAAGCAGAACTCCCCATACCTAGAGGCTCttgtatctcccccccccccccgcccccgtcttAACTCAGATGCATCCCACCCTATGGCTCTGACCAGGATCTTGTTCCACTTCCTAGATGCCTCCGGGCTGATCCGGTGGATGCTCATGGTGAACCCCGAGCGCAGAGCCACTGTTGAGGACATTGCCAGCCACTGGTGGGTGAACTGGGGCTACAAGGTGCCTATCGGGGAGCAGGAGTCGCTGCGGGAGAACGAGTCCCCACTGGCCACGGTGGCGGAGTGGCTGCGGCGCTCCTCGCGGCCCCTCTTCGAGAACCGCTCCAAGGTGCGCTGCTTCTTCAAGCAGCACATCCCCGGTGCCAACCTGGAGAGGCAGCGCTCCCTCAAGAAGTCCAAGAAGGAGAATGACGTTGCCACGGCGCTGCAGGAGGTGGCGCTGGCTGCGGAGAGCCCCTCCAAGTCCATCCTGAAGAGGCCCAAGGGGATCTTGAAGAGGCGGAACTCCAGTGAGCAGAAGACGCAagcccctgcccctccgcccATGGCAGCCACGGGGGACCCGAGCGAAGACGGTGTGGCGCAACCCATGGACTTGATTCGTGTCCTCTCCTCCAGAAGCCTGGCCTGCACCACGGATGGTGGCACGGCTGCCGTGGTGGTGCCCAAGAAGGGCATCTTGAAGAAGCCCCAAAAGCGAGAATCTGGGTATTACTCATCCCCAGAGCGCACAGACTCCTGGGAGCCTTTAGACGCAGACTTGGAGGCCAGTGTCTTTatgagcccctccccaggccagagccccgaGGGCCTTCCCGCCCGGAGGAAAGGCATCCTGAAGCGCAACGGGAAATACTCCTCCGGCAACACCGACTCGGACAGCGACCCCATCCAGGGCTTCGGTTCCTTCCACGAGGTGGCCCTGCCCAGACACCCGCTGGCCTCCCGGGCCCACCCGTCCAGCGCGGTGAGTGAGGACAGCATCCTTTCCACTGAATCCTTTGACCAGCTTGACCTGCCCGAGAAGATGCTggacgggggcgggggcatgCGCAGCTGCGTCTCGGTGGACGACATCCTCTGcctggaggaggcagaggaggagccggGGCGCAGGCTCCGCCGCTGGACTGTGACCCGGTGCCAAAGCCCCCTTGGGGACAGCCGCTTCTCTCTGGCAGACTGTGAGAATGTCACGGACGTCTACAAGCGGGCCATGGCGATCAGCATGAAGCTGAGCTGAGGTGCCCCGCTGGCAAGCTCTCGAATATGCCTCTGCCGATgggatggggctgtggggcacagctgggccagACTGCCCTGCCTTTGAGGTGGGGCGTGGGGTAGAGCTctacccagcctggctgtctTCATTGCAAAGCCTGTGACATTGGAAGTATTTATTTGCATCCTTGTGCTGTTTCTGGCCTGGGGTGTGCgtggagcaggaggagcaggagagaacACTCTGGTTTTAACAGTACCATAGTGGCTTACAAAGGGCACAGCAGAGGGATAGGTGTGTTTGGCAGGAACGAGGCATGTTGCATGAGCAGCAGGGGGACGTAGCATGAGAGTGAAGGCCAGTGCAATGGAGGGGTAGGTATGCCAGCGTGGGTACCCGTCTTGATCTGCAGGGAACACTAAACAGACCAGATACTGGAGAAGTAGCAAGCCTGCCACCTAGAAACAGGATTAACTCCTGCTGTAGGTGTGCTGCAGTCACCGAGGGAAAGGTTAAGCAAAGGGTCTCTCTCAGAATTCTGCTGCCCATTTTTGCCGTTCGCTCTCCTGGACACCCTCCCCTCACGCTGCCCACCCTCTCCAGGGAGGGAGTGGGAAAAGTTGGATGGCTTCAGATTCTGTTCAATTGCACTCTGCTGTCTGCTGCACAAGGTGAGAAGTCAGGGCCAGGGAAGGATGGAGACTTAGCAGGGCAATGGCTGGAGAACAGCCTCTGGGTTGAGAAGATTCTGTCTGACTTGTAGACACTTGGGGTTTACTGGCATATATGGGGTCTGACTTTGCCTGCTCAGGAAGCCTGAACTGGAATAATGCACATTTCTCTAATCTGGGTATGTTGGGATGGTtacacccccgccccccggggccaAACATCCTACCTGAAGCAATCAGGTGGGAACTGTAACACGTATTCCAAGCTGACTCAACAGCCCCGGCTAAACTCCTCTAGCTATTTGGGTTCTCCTGCATCTTGCTTGGGCCCTAGTCAAGTGCAAGTCATAAAACTCGCTGCTCTCTGCAGTGGGACCCTGTCTTGCAGTTGTTTTTAAATCCACTGGACTGGAAGAGCATCCTCAGCCAACCTTACAGTCTGTCGATTAGACACAGCTTCTGGTTAGAGGAGTGACTCCACTCAATGGGAGTCAGGTGCCAAACTCCCTGGAAGCCCCTCTAAAAATTGCCTTTGACAGCAAAAAGTCACTTGGACCAGAAACCAtgatgttaaaaaacaaatgGGCAGGTATTCTTGCTGCCAGcatgagtgggagggaggggaaaaaagtctgaattgtttttttaaaatgtctatttttGCTTGTCCGGGCCTTGGGAGGGAAAAATATTTATTGTCTTGTTCATACTGAGTTATGTAAATTAATGTGGCACTAGGTTACCCTGGCTCCAATGCAAAGCTGTCCCAAACCTCTGTCAAAGGAGAAAAGCAGTCTGTAAAATGCATGATCTCTTCCGATCCATGCATGGGGATTTACAATCCTGCCTTGTCTTCTCTCTGGCTCGTTGCCCCTTCCCAAGATGTGTCTGTTTCTGTCCTCTTGCTCCCAAAGTGTGGTCCAGAGAAATTCATTAAATTAAAAGTAAAACGTAGACCTGACTCTTGTTTGCTGTCTGTGTCCCTCCCCacggattgggggggaggggaatgaaagtTAAAAGGCATTTGCCATGGAGTTAGTGGCTCTGTGGAGCTTCCTTTCACACTTGTGCATCTGCTCCTTGCTAGGTCTGTGGCTTGGGCAGTGTCACATGGGCTGTGGTGACCTGGGAGAGGCAGAGGACTCTCAAATTCATTTGTTGCCCCCCGTGCTCTGAACTGAGCAGCTCACCTGGGGTGGGGTggcaaggggagggctggctctAGCAGGAAGCTGTGGCTGGGAGCAGTACAACCCAGCCAGGAGACCTGAGTGCATCCAAGCCCCCTGCCTGAGGTCCAGCAGTGGCCCTGGTGGTACAAAGATGTCCTCTAGCAGCCACCTCTCCAGTGCGTGCAGCTGAGCTGACAGGCACCTTCCTCTAGCTTGTGCAGTCAACCAGGCTAGTAGGCTGCATCTTCTTGGAGGGGGTTGGATTATTCTCCCTTCACGGGGCTGAATGCTAGTTAACTCCACACCGAGGCAGCCTCCTCCCCTGCCGCGTTAGTGGTTTGGTTAACAGGCCAGTGGCACGGGCTCACTGAGAACTCAGTCCTCACTGTGTATTGCTTGTCAAactcgccctcctctgccccccaagtTTCCTCTCTAGTGGCCCCTCAAAGGGCTCCTATCCACCTTGAGGGCAAGGAACTAACCTTCCCCTATTGAACTCTGCCACTCTCAACTGGAATTGGCCCACCAGGAAGGCCCTACATAAACTCTtcatctctctcttcctccccccatgctggAGCTTCTTCTCATTCCTATAGGAGTCTTGTGTGTTTCATACAAAGCCCTCAGAAGCAAAGGCCAGCTGgagaggagtgctggccagctaGTGGGCATCCCCCAGCCCTCGGCTGTAGGTACAAAAGAATTGCCTCTGGCCTGCCCAGTCATGGACATGTGGAAGACTAGAGAGCAGACCACCCAGTCCCTCAATGCCCCTGGGCTGCTAAAACAGAGCAGAGAAGAGCCCATGGGACACGCAGTACCCGAGAAGTGGGTGGTATCCGCTTGGGTGGGAGGATGATCAATCAGTGTAATTACCAACCCCAATACAAGGTGGGAGGAAAGTAGGCTGAGCCCTGCTCCACCAGAGGAAGGATTATGCATGCCACAGGGAGGGCTCTGCCTAGCCTGAATGGAGAAGGGAATTGTCCTTCAAACAATGGAAGGATTTTATCCTCTTTCTAGGAGAGTGAACCTTTGCCACCCAGATTTTATCTAGCAGGCAGGCCTAGGCAAAGAGCTCCGGAGGAGGATTATAATGAACCTGTGGCCCAATTGTGAAATGGAGGCCCTCATCCTAGGACACCCCTGCTACCCTCTCTCTGCATGGCCGCCGCTTCACCTGCTGATGGCTCTGCAAGAAGCAATGGCCTGAAGCGGGTGAAATACAAACTCATTGCAGAGCTGGTGGAAAGAGgcacctgctgctctcctgccaaAGCCAGGGGCTGTAATAGCTGGGTCTCATTGCAGTGGTGATGTTGGTTTTGGCG contains these protein-coding regions:
- the NUAK2 gene encoding NUAK family SNF1-like kinase 2, coding for MALAPADALLAPSLAEGLLKSPKPLMKKQAVKRHHHKHNLRHRYEFLETLGKGTYGKVKKARERSGKLVAIKSIRKDKIKDEQDLVHIRREIEIMSSLNHPHIIGIHEVFENNSKIVIVMEYASKGDLYDYINERQRLTEQEARNFFRQVVSAVYYCHKNGIVHRDLKLENILLDGNGNIKIADFGLSNVYQQDKFLQTYCGSPLYASPEIVNGRPYKGPEVDSWSLGVLLYILVHGTMPFDGQDYKTLVKQITSGEYREPTKLSDASGLIRWMLMVNPERRATVEDIASHWWVNWGYKVPIGEQESLRENESPLATVAEWLRRSSRPLFENRSKVRCFFKQHIPGANLERQRSLKKSKKENDVATALQEVALAAESPSKSILKRPKGILKRRNSSEQKTQAPAPPPMAATGDPSEDGVAQPMDLIRVLSSRSLACTTDGGTAAVVVPKKGILKKPQKRESGYYSSPERTDSWEPLDADLEASVFMSPSPGQSPEGLPARRKGILKRNGKYSSGNTDSDSDPIQGFGSFHEVALPRHPLASRAHPSSAVSEDSILSTESFDQLDLPEKMLDGGGGMRSCVSVDDILCLEEAEEEPGRRLRRWTVTRCQSPLGDSRFSLADCENVTDVYKRAMAISMKLS